The region GCGCGAAATTCAGTCGTCGCTGGCTCCGCCATCTACGTGCCGTGACTTTGCTCAGCACAACGAACTGGTGGTCGATTTTGTGGCCGACCTGGGTTCCGGCTGGAATCCTACCTACGCCATGGCCTACACGCTCGCGCAGCCGGAGCTGACGCTTGTGGCGCCCGACGGCACGACGCAGACCACCCGCCGCGGCGACGTGCTGGTGATGGGCGGCGACCAGGTGTACCCGACGGCCACCTGGGAAGAGTATCAGGATCGCCTGGTGGGGCCGTACCACGCGGCCCTGCCGCACGCCTCGGCCAACCCGGCGCTCTTCGCCATTCCGGGCAACCACGACTGGTACGATGGCCTCACGGCCTTTCTAAAGCTCTTCTGTCAGCAACGTTCCATCGGAGCGTGGCGCACGCAACAGTCGCGCAGTTACTTCGCCGTCGAACTGCCGCACCACTGGTGGCTCTGGGGCATCGACATCCAGCTGAATGCCGACATCGACAAACCACAGCTCGACTATTTTCAGGAGATTGGCCGGAAGCTGGGACCGGACGACCGCGTGATGCTCTGCACGGCCGAGCCCTCGTGGATTTTCCAGGCCTACAAAGGCACCACGAAATCGCACGAAAACCTGGAATTCTTTTGTGACAAATGCCTGGGGCCGCACCGCCGACCGGTGATTACCCTCTCGGGCGACCTGCACCATTACGCCAGCTACCGCACCGAACAGCCGCCGTTCCGCTGGAAATTCACGGTGGGCGGTGGGGGCGCGTTTACGCACCCGACCCACCCGTTTCCCGATCAACTCACCTTACCCGAAGGGCACGCCGCCTCCGAAACCGCGGCCGACCCGCTCGCGCAGGTACCCTACCGGGCGCAGACGTTCTTTCCCAGCAAAGCACAGAGCCGGCGGCTGGCGTGGCGCAACCTATTGTTCCCGCTGATCAACTGGCGCTTCAGCCTGATGATGTCGGCCTTTTGCCTGATTTTCTCGTGGGTGCTGGCTACCGCCTCGGGCACGGTGCTCTACGACCCGGAGGTCAACGAAATCATCCGCCACACGCCCTTGGGCGACCTGGCCGAGACCTCGGCGATCTGGCACATTTTTACGATTTACGGACAGGCGCTGCTGAAAAATCCCATCCTTATGCTGATGCTGGTCGGGCTGCTGCTGGCGGTCTACTTTTTCTCGGACCGTAGCCAGCAACGGAAGCTTCCGGCGCAACTGACGGGCCTGTTTCACGGCTTGTTGCAGGGCCTACAGGTGCTGGTGGGCGTCTGGATGGCGCAGTACATCACCCATACGTCCGTGACCATGGGCATGCCCGGGGCCTACGCGCCGTTCCTGTTCGTGCTGCTGTTGACGGTGGTCGGCGGTTTTTTCGGCAGTTTGCTGATGGGCCTGTACCTGTTGTTCTGCACGCTGGTATTGCACACGCACGAAACCGAAGCCTTTTCGTCGCTGCGCGATCAGGATCACAAATGCTTTCTGCGCCTCCACCTGACCCCCGAGCGACTCACGCTCTACCCGATCAAGGTACCGTGTGTGCCACGCCAGTGGGAGTACCATCCGGGCACCCGCCAGTCGTGGTTCACGCCCAAAGCGCCCCTGCGGCACGAGCTGATCGAACCGCCCATCGTGATTCGGCATACGAAACCCGACTAACCCGGCGTTGTGTTCTGCGTTAAAACAGGAGAATCATGTTAGAAGATTAGAGAATCCATGCAAAAAACCATAACCTATGTACTGGGCTGCGTGCTGACCGTTTCGCTGGCCCTGACCGGCTGCGACCGGAACGGTAACCTGAACATCCTCTCGGTCGAGGACGACAAGCAGTTGGGGGCTCAGCTCGATGAAGAAATCCAGACCAGCGGCGACTATAAAATCCTTTCCGAGAACGACTATCCGGAAGCGTACCAGCACATCCGCCGGATTACGAACAACATTCTGAACTCGGGGCAGGTCCCCTATCAGGAAGAATTTGCCTGGAAGGTGACCCTTATTCGCGATGATACCACGCTCAATGCCTTCGCAACGCCGGGCGGTTACATTTATGTATACACGGGGCTGATCAAGTACCTCGACGCCGAAGACCAGCTCGCCGGGGTGCTGAGCCACGAAATCGGGCATGCGGCCCTGCGGCATACGTCGCGGAACCTGACGAAAGAGTACGGCATCGATGTGCTGTTGCAGATCGTGCTGGGCGAGCAAGCCAACAACACGCTGGCCCAGATTGCCCGCAGTTTGAACAGCCTGCGCTACAGCCGTGACTACGAGCGCGAGGCCGACGACGCGTCGGTCGTGTACCTGTCGCAAACGCCGCAATACGAGTGCGACGGCGCGGCCGGGTTCTTCATCAAGCTGGAAGAAGAAGGCAACGCCAACCCTCCGGAATTTCTGAGCACGCACCCCAACCCGGAAAACCGCATCGAGGCCATCCAGGCCAAAGCCACCGAGTTGAAATGCAGCACGGAATTGCAGGACCCGCCCACGTACCAGGAATTGAAGAACAGCCTGCCATAAGGTCAGGTGCCTTACTATGCAGAAAGCCTTCCGCGACGAACACGGAAGGCTTTTCTATGCGTTTTCGGGAAGTATTCGGGACCTCGTCCTTAATTGCTCGTTAGCTTATCGACCCGGTCTTCAGCGACCGAATCGGCCACGGTGTAACCCGCAGCGGGTTCGATTACCTCCAGGCGAATGGACGCCGTTCCATCATCGATCATGTCCAGTTGGCGGGCGGCCGCTTTCGACAGGTCCAGAATGCGCTGGGAATGGTACGGTCCCCGGTCGGTGATTTCTACCGTTACGGTGCTGTCGTTTTCCAGGTTGGTGACGGCCACTTTGGTGCCCAATGGCAAAAGCATGTGGGCCGCGGTCAGGCTGTCTTTTCGGTACGGTTCGCCGTTCGACATGGCGTTGCCCTGCAGCATGTTGGCATAATAAGAGGCCGTTCCTTCCTGCTGGTAAGGCTCCGGGCCTTCTTCTTGCGCGGAGGTTTCTGACTGGCATCCCGCCAGCAACATCGCGCTGAACAAGCCGACCAGCATCCACACGAAGTGGAAGGGACGCCAACGAAGTTTCGGTTCGGTTCGACAATCGCTATCCATAGAGAATGACTTTTTTCTGAAAATTGCTTTCTTATATGTACCGCAAAACCCGGCGGGAGGTTTTTCGAAAAAAGACGCTTTCATATCCGACCTAAATATCGTTCTTTTGCGCACAGTTCAAAATTTCACCAGAAACCGGGCGACATGCCCGCTCTATTTACGTTGACATGGGCATCTTAGGTATTTCTTTTTTCGCAGCACTGTTGGGCGTTTCTGCCGTAATCGGCTTCTGGCTTCAGGGCAAAGACAACGAGCGTCGTAAAGAGCGCGGCCGCCTGTAAGCCCACGCGCGTCCTGATACTCCCGTCCGGTTGGGTACGTTCGCCGCGGTGGCTCACCGCGCGTTCGGGCGCATTCGGAACTTCAACCCCTATTTTCCGTCCTTCAACCCCTTGAATGGCGTCTGTCCCGGATTTTCTTTGTTAGTTTGGGTAGCTTGGCCTTCCTCTACGCTGACGAATGAAAAAAGCCGCCGTCTTCTTCTTTTGCCTCTTGGGTAGTCTGTCCGGCGTTCGGGCTCAAACCGATTCGCTCGATCTACTGCATTTTTACGAGATGTCGATTGAAGAACTCGACTCCATTCGAGCTTCGCAGCACCTTTCGACCGAGATGGAGGCGTACCTGAACACCCTGATTTCGGTCGCTTCGCAAAAATCGTTTTCTGCCCGCAACACCCCCGGCGTGGTCACACTCATCACCCGGGAAGAAATCCAGAATTCCGGCGCACGCGACCTGATCGACGTGTTGCAACTGGTGCCGGGGTTTCACATTGCGTTCGACCGCGACGGGCGCGTCGGCATCGGCATCCGGGGCAACTGGGCCAACGAAGGCAAAGTGCTGATGCGCATCGACGGGCAGGAAATCAACGATATCTATACGGCTGGCATTCTGCTGGGCAACCACTACCCTGTCGACCAGATCGAGCGGATCGAAATTCAGCGCGGACCGGGCTCGGCCATTTACGGCGGGTTTGCCGAATTCGGCGTCATCGACATCGTCACGCGCAATGCCGACACCTTCCGGGGCGTGGCGGCAAGCGTCAACGTCGGGGCCATGGCCCGGAGCCTGGGCCGCGCGACGCTCAACCTCTACGCCGGCCAGCAGTGGAAGAAATGGAAAGTCAACTGGTCGTTTTTCGGAGGGGATGGCAACCGGAGCGATCAGCCCCACTTTTCGTTCTACACCGACGAAGCCATTGCACAGACCGGCACGCTGGGCGGCTACCATGCCCTGGCGGGGCAGTCGCACCTGCAGCCCAGCTTCAGCAACTTGTCGATCCAGCGCGGCGGCTTCAGCTTCCGCAACATCTCTGACTTTTACCAGTACGACGACGTCTCGTTCACCGATTCGGCGGGTGCTCCCGAGGCGCGCGTGGGCGTGCGTACGTCGTACACCGAATTCAAGTACGTTTATCGCCCTACCACCCAGCTTTCCATCACGCCCCGGCTCAACTTCATCGGGCAGTTTCCGGTGTCAGATCCGCCGAATGACAACGATGACAAAAATGCCATTTACCGGCTGCGCGCCAATGTCACTACGCAATACGATTTTACGCACCGCATCAACCTGATCGGCGGCGTCGATTTCTTTGCCGATTACGCCGACGCCACGTACCAGGCAGTATATCAGATCGGTGACGACGATCAGCACTACACCAACCTGGCGCTGTTCGGGCAGACCATCTACCGGCTGCCCATCCTGAATTTCCTGATCGGCGCCCGTTTCGAGCGCAACTCTGCTTTCGGCACCAACTTTGTACCGCGCGTGGCCATGACACGCACTTTCGACCGATTTCACTTCAAGCTGATGGCCAGCGATGCCTTTCGGGCACCGACCATCGGGAACGTGGCGCAGGCGTACGACGGCACTTACGACTGGGTCGTCAATCCCGACAATCCGCAGGATACCCTCGGCATCACCAACCTGGGCCTCAAGCCCCTGAAGGCCGAAGAGACCCTGGTGGTGGAAGGGGAGTTCGGCTATCAGGTTAACCCGAAGGTATACGCCACCGCCAACGTCTTCACCGTCCACACCCGCAACCCGATTGTGTTCAATACGATTTCGGACGAAGACATCCGCCGCGTCTTCGACGTGACGACGGGCTACGATGCGTATCAGAATTACGACCGCTCGGGCACCTCGGGCCTGGAGTTGGAAGTCCGCACGAAAGACGACTGGGGGTACGTCAACCTGAACTATTCGTTTTATACGGCCTTCGGCAAAAAGACCATCGATGCCTACCGCGTCGGGGAGTTCGACCTGGACCCGCAGTTACGCGATTCGCGCAGCAGCTCCCTGTTGCTGGGCTTTCCGGCTCACAAACTCAACCTGAATGCGCTTTATTACCTCACGCCCGACCTTTCGCTCAACCTGACCGGCACGCTGCTGGGCCGCCGCTACACGTACTTGCCGGTGCTGGCCGATCCGGACGACCCGATGTCGCTGACGGGGCAACTGGAGCAGCTCCCGTCCACCATGCTGGTTAACTTTTACGTCCGTTACCAACACCTGTTCACCCAGGGGCTGACGCTCGGCGCGGGAGTTTACAATGCGTTCGACGGCGATAACCAGTTTCTGCAACCCTACTTCGGGCTGCAACCCGCCCTGCCCGGCCCCTCCCGCGAGTGGGTCGTTAAACTTTCGTACGACTTCGCCTTTCGCCCCCGGAAAAACGCCCGCATCCGCAACTAAACCCCGTTCCGTTGAGCTTCTGTCGCCGGTCATATCAGTTCCGATGGAAAAAGCGCCTCGGCGTGGTGGCCTTGCTGTGGCTGCTGCGCAGCGGCATGGGCTGGGCGCAGGGCAGCGACTACCGGGCGCAGTCGCTCTTTATCTACAACTTTTCGAAGTACATCACCTGGCCCGACTCGGCCCAGACCGGCGACTTTGTGATCGGCATTTACGGCAATTCTCCCATTCTGCGCGAGCTGGAAGTGATGGCGGCCCTCAAAAAAGCGGGCAACGGACGCGACATTGTGGTGCGGCCCGTCGACCGGCTGGAGCAACTCCAGGACTTGCACCTCCTTTACCTGACTGCCGCCAAGAGTCGCGAACTGCGCGACGTGCTGACCACCGTCGGCACGCACCCCATTCTGATTCTGGCCGAACGCGGCGGCATGGCCCAGAAAGGAGCCGATCTGAATTTCATTGTGATGGAAAACGCCACGCTGAAGTTTGAGGTCAACACCCAGGCACTCAAAAATCATCACCTCGAAATCGCGCCGGAACTGCTCCGCATTGGCTTTGTGGTGAATTAGTTACAGGCTGATCCGCTTAGCGCCAGGTGCTTGAGTTGCGTGCCGCTCTTTAAAAAAGTTATAGCGCTATTCCTCCCCTTGCACGACGCATACCGGATCGTGATAAATGGGAAAGTTGCAGGAATTGGCGATGAAACACATCTTGTGCGCTTTGGCATGGGTGGTCTGGGCGCGTTTCACCATGTCGGGGTGCGTCACGACCACACGCGGCCGCAGAATCACCTCCTCGAAGCGCCCGCTACCGTCTTTCTCTTCCCGCAGCGAGCCCGTCGCTTCGTCCGTGTAGTCGACCACCACCACGCCGGCTACCGCACACAGGTGCAGGAACCAGAGCATATGGCACGACGACAGAGAAGCGACCAGCAATTCTTCAGGGTTATGGCGCGTCGGATCGCCCCGGAAGGCAGGATCGGACGACAACAAGAGGTCGGGTTTGGCTTCGACCGAAACGGTGTGGTCGCGTCGGTAAGTGCGGTAGTCGGACGTGCCGGTGCCCGGGTTGCCCGTCCAGCGGGTCGCAATGCGGTACTCGTGTTTCTTCATAGCCCGAAAATACGCACGCCGCGAACCCGTTCCCGTTCCTTTTCCATAAAAATATCGCACGGGTAGAAACGAACCTCGGTTGAAAACAGTAGTAAGAAAAGAATGAGTATAGGGCCCCCAGACGTCCCCTCTACCCAAGTAGCCCCGGAATCTCCCTAGAATCGCCGCATTCGTTTGTTCGAAAAGGGAAACGGGCTAATTTTAACCCTCCAAAAAAACATTCGAACCCTTTTAAGCATGGCGCAAATAGTAAAAATGCCGAAGATGAGCGACACGATGGAAGAAGGCGTGATCGCAGCCTGGCATAAGAAAATAGGTGATAAGGTAGAGGCCGGTGATCTGATGGCGGAAGTGGAGACCGACAAGGCCACCATGGACTACGAATCTTACGACGAAGGCACCCTCCTGTACATCGGTGCGGAAGAAGGCGAATCGATTCCCGTCGACGGGGTGCTGGCCATCCTGGGAGAAGAGGGCGAAGACATCAGCGGACTGCTGAAAGACGTAGAAAGCGGCGGTGCCGGCAACGGTGCCGAACCGGCGGAAAGCAACGCGGAAGCGCCGAAAGAAGAGGCCCCCAAAGCCGAGAAAAAAGCGGCGAAGAAAAAGGTGGACGTTTCCAGCATTCCGGCCAAAATCGTACGCATGCCGAAGATGAGCGACACGATGGAGGAAGGCGTGATCGCAGCCTGGCATAAGAAAATAGGTGATAAGGTAGAGGCCGGTGATCTGATGGCGGAAGTGGAGACCGACAAGGCCACCATGGACTACGAATCTTACGACGAAGGCACCCTCCTGTACATCGGCGCCAAAGAGGGCGAATCAGTAGCGGTCAACGGCGTGCTGGCCATTGTAGGCGATGAAGGGGCCGACTACCAGGCGCTGCTCGATGCCGAAGGCAGCGAAGGCGACG is a window of Catalinimonas alkaloidigena DNA encoding:
- a CDS encoding metallophosphoesterase, which encodes MHTTPKVSPPRPDPAQLGFRRRPMVDWYDPRQLAQTGLRALISSTFGAYIDRREIQSSLAPPSTCRDFAQHNELVVDFVADLGSGWNPTYAMAYTLAQPELTLVAPDGTTQTTRRGDVLVMGGDQVYPTATWEEYQDRLVGPYHAALPHASANPALFAIPGNHDWYDGLTAFLKLFCQQRSIGAWRTQQSRSYFAVELPHHWWLWGIDIQLNADIDKPQLDYFQEIGRKLGPDDRVMLCTAEPSWIFQAYKGTTKSHENLEFFCDKCLGPHRRPVITLSGDLHHYASYRTEQPPFRWKFTVGGGGAFTHPTHPFPDQLTLPEGHAASETAADPLAQVPYRAQTFFPSKAQSRRLAWRNLLFPLINWRFSLMMSAFCLIFSWVLATASGTVLYDPEVNEIIRHTPLGDLAETSAIWHIFTIYGQALLKNPILMLMLVGLLLAVYFFSDRSQQRKLPAQLTGLFHGLLQGLQVLVGVWMAQYITHTSVTMGMPGAYAPFLFVLLLTVVGGFFGSLLMGLYLLFCTLVLHTHETEAFSSLRDQDHKCFLRLHLTPERLTLYPIKVPCVPRQWEYHPGTRQSWFTPKAPLRHELIEPPIVIRHTKPD
- a CDS encoding M48 family metalloprotease → MQKTITYVLGCVLTVSLALTGCDRNGNLNILSVEDDKQLGAQLDEEIQTSGDYKILSENDYPEAYQHIRRITNNILNSGQVPYQEEFAWKVTLIRDDTTLNAFATPGGYIYVYTGLIKYLDAEDQLAGVLSHEIGHAALRHTSRNLTKEYGIDVLLQIVLGEQANNTLAQIARSLNSLRYSRDYEREADDASVVYLSQTPQYECDGAAGFFIKLEEEGNANPPEFLSTHPNPENRIEAIQAKATELKCSTELQDPPTYQELKNSLP
- a CDS encoding septal ring lytic transglycosylase RlpA family protein, whose protein sequence is MDSDCRTEPKLRWRPFHFVWMLVGLFSAMLLAGCQSETSAQEEGPEPYQQEGTASYYANMLQGNAMSNGEPYRKDSLTAAHMLLPLGTKVAVTNLENDSTVTVEITDRGPYHSQRILDLSKAAARQLDMIDDGTASIRLEVIEPAAGYTVADSVAEDRVDKLTSN
- a CDS encoding TonB-dependent receptor plug domain-containing protein: MKKAAVFFFCLLGSLSGVRAQTDSLDLLHFYEMSIEELDSIRASQHLSTEMEAYLNTLISVASQKSFSARNTPGVVTLITREEIQNSGARDLIDVLQLVPGFHIAFDRDGRVGIGIRGNWANEGKVLMRIDGQEINDIYTAGILLGNHYPVDQIERIEIQRGPGSAIYGGFAEFGVIDIVTRNADTFRGVAASVNVGAMARSLGRATLNLYAGQQWKKWKVNWSFFGGDGNRSDQPHFSFYTDEAIAQTGTLGGYHALAGQSHLQPSFSNLSIQRGGFSFRNISDFYQYDDVSFTDSAGAPEARVGVRTSYTEFKYVYRPTTQLSITPRLNFIGQFPVSDPPNDNDDKNAIYRLRANVTTQYDFTHRINLIGGVDFFADYADATYQAVYQIGDDDQHYTNLALFGQTIYRLPILNFLIGARFERNSAFGTNFVPRVAMTRTFDRFHFKLMASDAFRAPTIGNVAQAYDGTYDWVVNPDNPQDTLGITNLGLKPLKAEETLVVEGEFGYQVNPKVYATANVFTVHTRNPIVFNTISDEDIRRVFDVTTGYDAYQNYDRSGTSGLELEVRTKDDWGYVNLNYSFYTAFGKKTIDAYRVGEFDLDPQLRDSRSSSLLLGFPAHKLNLNALYYLTPDLSLNLTGTLLGRRYTYLPVLADPDDPMSLTGQLEQLPSTMLVNFYVRYQHLFTQGLTLGAGVYNAFDGDNQFLQPYFGLQPALPGPSREWVVKLSYDFAFRPRKNARIRN
- a CDS encoding YfiR family protein; protein product: MSFCRRSYQFRWKKRLGVVALLWLLRSGMGWAQGSDYRAQSLFIYNFSKYITWPDSAQTGDFVIGIYGNSPILRELEVMAALKKAGNGRDIVVRPVDRLEQLQDLHLLYLTAAKSRELRDVLTTVGTHPILILAERGGMAQKGADLNFIVMENATLKFEVNTQALKNHHLEIAPELLRIGFVVN
- a CDS encoding OsmC family protein; translated protein: MKKHEYRIATRWTGNPGTGTSDYRTYRRDHTVSVEAKPDLLLSSDPAFRGDPTRHNPEELLVASLSSCHMLWFLHLCAVAGVVVVDYTDEATGSLREEKDGSGRFEEVILRPRVVVTHPDMVKRAQTTHAKAHKMCFIANSCNFPIYHDPVCVVQGEE